Proteins encoded in a region of the Euleptes europaea isolate rEulEur1 chromosome 3, rEulEur1.hap1, whole genome shotgun sequence genome:
- the TWF1 gene encoding twinfilin-1 yields MSHQTGIQASEDVKETFARARNGQYRLLKIVIENEQLIVGSAKQPGESWEKDYDSFVLPLLEDKQPCYILYRLDSQNAQGYEWIFIAWSPDHSPVRQKMLYAATRATLKKEFGGGHIKDEVFGTNKDDVSLNGYQKYLVTQSSPAPLTAAEEELRQIKINEVQTEVSVDTKHQTLQGVAFPIAKEALQALEELKNKQLNYVQLQIDMKNEMIVLASTLSTELKDLPKRIPKDSARYHFFLYKHSHEGDHLESIVFIYSMPGYMCSIRERMLYSSCKSPLLDIAERQLWMQIIRKIEIDDGDELTADFLYEEVHPKQHAHKQSFAKPKGPAGKRGIRRLIRGPAESETPTD; encoded by the exons ATGTCCCACCAGACCGGCATCCAAG CTAGCGAAGATGTCAAAGAGACTTTTGCAAGAGCCCGGAATGGACAATACAGATTATTAAAAATAGTTATTGAAAATG AACAGCTTATTGTGGGATCTGCTAAACAACCTGGTGAATCCTGGGAAAAGGACTACGATTCCTTTGTTCTCCCACTCCTTGAAGACAAGCAGCCGTGTTATATATTGTACAGACTAGATTCCCAAAATGCCCAAGGATATGAATGGATCTTTATTGCCTGGTCCCCAGATCATTCTCCT GTTCGTCAAAAAATGTTGTATGCAGCTACTCGAGCTACTTTGAAGAAAGAATTTGGAGGCGGACATATTAAAGATGAAGTGTTTGGAACAAACAag GATGATGTTTCTTTGAATGGATACCAAAAGTACTTGGTAACTCAGTCTTCCCCTGCCCCTCTGACTGCAGCAGAAGAAGAACTTCGACAAATCAAAATTAATGAG GTACAAACTGAAGTCAGTGTTGATACAAAGCATCAGACTCTACAAGGTGTAGCATTTCCAATAGCAAAAGAAGCCCTCCAAGCGCTGGAAGAATTGAAAAATAAACAGCTAAACTATGTGCAGTTG CAAATTGATATGAAAAACGAAATGATTGTCCTGGCTAGCACTCTCTCAACGGAACTGAAAGACTTACCGAAAAGGATTCCAAAGGATTCTGCACGGTACCATTTTTTCCTCTACAAACATTCCCATGAAGGAGACCACTTGGAATCGATAG TTTTTATCTACTCTATGCCTGGCTATATGTGTAGTATACGAGAGCGGATGTTATATTCTAGCTGCAAGAGCCCTCTCCTAGACATTGCAGAAAGACAGCTGTGGATGCAGATCATCCGAAAG ATCGAAATAGATGACGGAGATGAGTTAACTGCTGACTTCCTTTATGAAGAAGTCCATCCTAAACAACATGCGCACAAACAGAGTTTTGCTAAACCGAAAGGACCTGCAGGAAAAA